A single region of the Euzebyales bacterium genome encodes:
- a CDS encoding class I SAM-dependent methyltransferase, which translates to MAELPDYAAENRRHWDATADDWVALGERGWAAAEPTWGAFGVPDHEAPLLPADLTGRDVIELGCGTAYVSAWAARRGGRRVVGIDNSARQLDTACRLADRYGVELTLHHGLAEDVPEPAASFDVAVSEYGAVLWAEPTAFLSEARRLLRDGGTLTFLTSHPLAVLTAPLDGSIPSGTELVRPWFADYRYDWRDAVDEPGGVEFVPSVGEWFTLARSAGFRIDDYREIRAPASAEDGPAAVTTEWAQQWPAEHAFWLTAT; encoded by the coding sequence ATGGCTGAGCTCCCGGACTACGCCGCCGAGAATCGCCGTCACTGGGACGCGACCGCCGACGACTGGGTCGCGCTCGGCGAGCGCGGCTGGGCAGCGGCCGAACCGACGTGGGGCGCGTTCGGCGTGCCCGACCACGAGGCACCGCTGCTGCCGGCCGACCTCACCGGGCGGGACGTCATCGAGCTGGGGTGCGGGACCGCCTACGTGTCGGCGTGGGCGGCGCGGCGCGGCGGCCGACGCGTCGTCGGCATCGACAACTCCGCCCGCCAGCTCGACACCGCGTGCCGGCTCGCCGACCGCTACGGTGTCGAGCTGACGCTGCACCACGGACTCGCCGAGGACGTGCCCGAACCCGCCGCGTCGTTCGACGTCGCCGTCAGCGAGTACGGCGCGGTGCTGTGGGCCGAGCCGACGGCATTCCTGTCCGAGGCGCGGCGGCTGCTCCGCGACGGCGGGACGCTGACGTTCCTCACCTCGCACCCACTCGCCGTCCTGACCGCGCCGTTGGACGGCAGCATCCCGTCGGGCACCGAGCTGGTGCGCCCGTGGTTCGCCGACTACCGCTACGACTGGCGTGACGCCGTCGACGAGCCCGGCGGCGTCGAGTTCGTGCCGAGCGTGGGTGAGTGGTTCACGCTCGCGCGGTCCGCTGGGTTCCGCATCGACGACTACCGCGAGATCCGCGCACCGGCGTCGGCCGAGGACGGCCCGGCCGCGGTAACCACCGAGTGGGCGCAGCAGTGGCCGGCCGAACATGCCTTCTGGCTCACAGCGACATGA